The following proteins are co-located in the Phyllostomus discolor isolate MPI-MPIP mPhyDis1 chromosome 1, mPhyDis1.pri.v3, whole genome shotgun sequence genome:
- the C1H14orf132 gene encoding uncharacterized protein C14orf132 homolog, whose protein sequence is MDLSFMAAQLPMMGGAFMDSPSEDFGAEYSLFNSSTNIHAASSGQGQPEEPPRSSNDAVLLWIAIIATLGNIVVVGVVYAFTF, encoded by the coding sequence CTGCCCATGATGGGAGGAGCCTTCATGGACTCGCCCAGCGAGGACTTCGGCGCGGAGTACTCCCTCTTCAACTCCTCCACCAATATCCACGCGGCCTCCAGCGGCCAGGGCCAGCCGGAGGAGCCTCCGCGGTCCTCCAACGACGCCGTCCTGCTCTGGATCGCCATCATAGCGACGCTGGGGAACAtcgtggtggtgggggtggtgtaTGCCTTCACCTTCTga